In Aegilops tauschii subsp. strangulata cultivar AL8/78 chromosome 3, Aet v6.0, whole genome shotgun sequence, one genomic interval encodes:
- the LOC109777546 gene encoding uncharacterized protein: MVISAEPPLAALPSDPTAEGGAGEAGGADAETVMTPSSARRGALSSLPSTLKTWGSHRMLRCAPVNRAGDAIAPARRSSSQQLDEVSERLLLGLREAAAAAPGGGGSAADDDESPGAGEAASPRPSKARTRRRRRALMPPSPAPAASASPQASERERRLVRADALGRARFSATLSAEEIEEDVYALTGARPRRRPRRRRPRAVQKQLDMLLPGAWLSEITAEFYRVPDDR; encoded by the exons ATGGTGATCTCGGCGGAGCCGCCGCTCGCGGCTCTGCCGTCGGATCCCACCGCGGAAGGCGGCGCCGGGGAGGCGGGCGGCGCGGACGCGGAGACGGTGATGACGCCGTCGAGCGCGCGCCGCGGGGCCCTGTCGTCGCTCCCGTCGACGCTCAAGACGTGGGGGAGCCACCGGATGCTGCGCTGCGCCCCCGTCAACCGCGCCGGCGACGCCATCGCCCCGGCCAGGCGGTCCTCCTCGCAGCAGCTCGACGAGGTCAGCGAGAGGCTCCTCCTCGGCCtccgcgaggcggcggcggcggcgcccggcggcggcggcagcgccgCGGACGACGACGAGTCCCCGGGGGCCGGCGAGGCGGCCTCTCCGCGGCCGTCGAAGGCGCGCACCCGACGACGCCGCCGCGCCCTGATGCCGCCGTCCCCGGCGCCCGCCGCGAGCGCCTCGCCCCAGGCGTCGGAGCGCGAGCGGAGGCTGGTCCGCGCCGACGCGCTCGGCCGGGCGCGGTTCTCCGCGACGCTCTCCGCCGAGGAGATCGAGGAGGACGTGTACGCGCTCACCGGcgcgcgcccgcgccgccgcccccggcgccgccggccCCGCGCCGTGCAGAAGCAGCTCGAT ATGCTGCTCCCCGGCGCGTGGCTATCGGAGATCACCGCCGAGTTCTACCGGGTGCCGGACGATCGCTGA